In Daphnia magna isolate NIES linkage group LG5, ASM2063170v1.1, whole genome shotgun sequence, the sequence TACATCGTTTCGCCAGTGAATTTTGGTGTTTAATTGTTTCATCATATTGCATTTATTGACGGTaagttgttgaatttctagcGTCTAACTAAACAAATCTGGTGGTGGTGTTTGGTAATTAAGGTGAAGTGAAATTAAACGCAATCGACTCCAATGTTACAGTACTTTGCGGGTTTTTCCTAATTTGAGGTGTGTTGATTGGAAGTAACGGCAATCCTTGACGGTTCATCCATATTAATTTTAATCCAACAGAATTTAAAAACCGAATGACAGGCAACTAATTGCAACGACAAGGTAGATCTCAGTGACAAGGCCGATGtcacatttaaaaacaaaattaatgtGGGCGTGGGTTGGGAAGAGCAACTATTCGAATTGGCCATTCTTCCGCCAACGCGTTGATTTGCATATATGCTGGTACGGAACCTGATTTTTCAAGATTATTTGAAGCGTTTTATTTTAAGATGTACTTGTACATCTCACCTTCGTCCACCCAAGGTTATTAGCTTCGTTCTTGAGGCGTCCATATAATGATGCCCGCTCCGAGTATCATACACACGTTATTCTGCAACAATGTGATGTTATATAACCGTGTGTttgctcctttttttctccattgtTCTTCTTCCAGTTTGGTCGTAGGACGTACCGGGATTTTCCCCACAAATTGCGCGGTTGCATGGTTTCCCCAAAACCGCACGTCGTTGTCCATTAATGCAATTTTCTTCAAGACTCATAACACGCTTCGTTACGAGTTACCTCTATGGTCGTTCCACTTAGGGCACATCGTCCGCATTAGAACGTGAAATCGGGAGCAAAAGCAAAACCTTCCGTCCGAGCACAACCGACGACGTCATTTAAACGCGGTTAGTCTCTAAAAGCATTGATATCTCCAGCTGGTCGTCTCTTGACCGTGACCTACTCTCTACAGTGAAGGTACACGCGAGGTGATCGAGATTTCACATTGATCGACTCCTGCGGGAGAAACATCCATTAGCGATCCATCGGGTACGCAAGGCTTTCGACGTCATACCCTGACAAATTGACTGGACAATGGCTAACTTGAGCCAGCAGGTCGTCGAACAAATGGATATTATCGTGGATGTCGGTGGACTACAATTCGAAAATTTATATCCTGTGCTACTTCAGACATTTGTTGTCATCGTCCTTGGGTATGTCATTCTTCATTCCTTTTTCAATCGAAATCCAGTTATGTTTATATCAAGACCTtggtttaaagaaaaaataaaatcttaaAACATGTACAGGTACTTGAGTGGTAGGTGGGGTATAATCGGTCAGGTGGAATCTAAAGGTTTGAATACCTTTGTCGGTAATTTTGCCTTGCCTTGCATCATTTTCACGGCTCTAGCCGAGCTGGATTTCAGGTACATTGTTTCATGCACACCATGAAATTGATACATAGATTTAAATAATCTATTTTAAATAGCCGAGTCAATTGGATGTTTCTGATGGCCATACTGATCAGCAAAGCTGCCGTATTTGTTGCTGTCGTTGTATTCACGCTTCTCTTGACCAAACCGATGAATTTCTCCAAAGCTGGACTCTTTGCCATTTTCTGCACGCAGAGCAATGATTTTGCTCTGGGATATCCAATCGGTTAGTTTCGAATTCATTCCATCACTATTCGCTTGTACATTTCCAAACGGAAGACGACGATGAAATTTGAATGccatttaaataaatttggGGTACTAAATGGTGACGTCATTATACGGACGATCGAACCAGTTTTCGCTTCCGCGCTTTCACTTCGATAGACGCGCAACATTTTcactctttatttttttttttttacttgctcCGTTATTTTGCTCTAATACTTTTTATCCCATCTTCTTACAAGGCACTTTCTCTGCGCACAACAATATGCTTGGAAAGTGGTTGCGACAATCACACAGATGTCGCTATTATATAACTACTTTGAATCCAGTTTTTATGCAATCTTCCGGATAGGGAAGAACAACTCGTCCTTTTCTACTTTTCCTTTCTATAACATGCGCTTTACGCAGTTTGCCACATCATCGGATGACGTCACGCTAATGCGTTATTTTTCATTACAGTGGCGGCCGTTTACGGAAATAGTCATCCAGAATATGCCAAATacctggtaaaaaaaaatgaaaaacaatttgaGAAATAATTAATTCTTGAATAATATTCaccttttcattttaaaaatcacaGTACGTGATGGCACCCATTTCGCTAGTGTTGCTCAATCCTTTGGGTTTTCTCTGCATGGAAGTGGGCGAAAGGCTGAGAGAGAGCAGACGTCTTGCACAGAAAATAATTCCAATTCAACAGGCGGATGCTTCCACCGGAAGCGACAATCAGCTTAGCCGAAAGGTTAGCACATCTTCCTCTGGATCGCTATCCAGCTCCAATCACAGTCGAAGTCATGCCAATCGTTGCAAGGTATATCAacctaaaattaaaaaaacaaaaaaacaaaaaaacaattcagatATTTACAAATTGATAACCTTGTTTCAAAAATTCCAATGCCGCCAGATATTCTTGACTGTCTGGAAAAATATGTTGTTTACTCCGATTGTTGCAATGACCGTCATGGGTATTGCTGTCAACTTTCTCTGCGATCACCAAATACCGGCCATTCTAAAAAACCTGTGCGGGGTAATCAAACGTTATTTAGCAAATGCGACGTACCACTCAGATTCTAACCCAGTTGACTATAAATAGGTGCTCAGTTCGGCGTTTAGTGCGACTGCGCTCTTCGCCCTTGGCTTGCGAATGGTAAACATCAACAAAAATCTAGCAACACATGCAcgttcttgttttttaaatttcttttttcttcattctatTTTTATTGCCATTCGATCGCAATGACCGAATGAAGGTTGGCAAAACGCAAGGTTCTGGTGGTGCCAAATTCGTCGTACCCGGCATTCTTATTGGTGTCAAATGGTATTACATTCAATAATTTCCTTTCAATAATGAAACGAAGGTCATTTAATGATATCCTCTTTTCCCAATTAACAGTCTAGTTATGCCTATCGTGACCCGTGAAGTGACCCTTCATTTAGACCCGGGGATGAATGGCAATGCTTCACTCGACTTGAGTAATTTGGGTTTTCTCCTGGGCACTTTCCCTTCGGCTCCTGGAATTCTATTTTACGCAATACAATACAACGTAGCTGTTGACATGGTATACACACCTTAAAAAACGTTTTTAGCCAGAAATTGttatttcaaaatattacCGGAAACAGATTGCTACGGCTATGGTAGCCGGGACTTTCTTCTCGCTTCCAATTAGCGTCGTCTCGTCGAAAATGATTTCACTCTCATCAGCCAATCCTGCAGATTACATCAGCTTACTCGATTCGTTTTTGATACGCATCGCAATAATAGGACTCGTTTGCACGGTACGTTTTCTCCATGAAATTCATCTGACGATTGTTCTAACGATGCAAATTTTTAGCTGTTTATGCAAGTGATCTTCTTGGCTagtaaaaaatggaaaaaggcACCTCATTTCGTCACTTTATGCCTGACAATAACTCAAAGCATGGCCTGCCTTGGTATCATCTTATGGTACAACTTGGGCCGTGACGAACCGTGGAAAAAACACGTCCAATTCATGACGTTCGCAGTCGGTGTTTTCGGGTCACGGATCTGGTCTGCTCTGTTATCCGTTACTCTACTTCTTCTGCGCATGAAGAAATTAAGCTTCGTCCTCAATAAATGTCGTC encodes:
- the LOC116922411 gene encoding integral membrane protein GPR155 is translated as MANLSQQVVEQMDIIVDVGGLQFENLYPVLLQTFVVIVLGYLSGRWGIIGQVESKGLNTFVGNFALPCIIFTALAELDFSRVNWMFLMAILISKAAVFVAVVVFTLLLTKPMNFSKAGLFAIFCTQSNDFALGYPIVAAVYGNSHPEYAKYLYVMAPISLVLLNPLGFLCMEVGERLRESRRLAQKIIPIQQADASTGSDNQLSRKVSTSSSGSLSSSNHSRSHANRCKIFLTVWKNMLFTPIVAMTVMGIAVNFLCDHQIPAILKNLCGVLSSAFSATALFALGLRMVGKTQGSGGAKFVVPGILIGVKCLVMPIVTREVTLHLDPGMNGNASLDLSNLGFLLGTFPSAPGILFYAIQYNVAVDMIATAMVAGTFFSLPISVVSSKMISLSSANPADYISLLDSFLIRIAIIGLVCTLFMQVIFLASKKWKKAPHFVTLCLTITQSMACLGIILWYNLGRDEPWKKHVQFMTFAVGVFGSRIWSALLSVTLLLLRMKKLSFVLNKCRPFLLVVGWGIPVVLSSCLCAFATHNRLEGDNPNFQYGKLQALVASTVLIVSFSVTVICLVWQQRLSKQPAITRVASSVSSRMSTCSSSTSLSTPSELLFDAFQYTPRSSTRTSTTSIDSNNFHHLPISKGALLVQESFYTGDPSSFNEYNKSAALMVESLFSPCDDAPGYGMDVPADELQSRKGSLASLSRNPQAMLAGMRLTEPEESGIVRDRDDEFQITRHVGLLLTLGSSMFVGIAVCVWTLVMEEMTGIYVMLLFLDETLNFGQGIFVLVIFGLEPRRFLAPVWSGLKRRNKLKTVASLLSLTEAGDENKRNEQTVDHTCEQFMMFYMDKCIRDLVCDRKWHLKEYRDVFCGNEMVDWLLLMGLARDRSQAEKYGQGLLDGGIINHVDGRKDFHDQPYFYSFTQ